GAATACTTAGTTTTTTCTTACCATTAGGGATTATGGTAGGCGTTTATGCGTATATCGGTATCTATCCTGGCAGTGAAAACCATACAATACTTGCGAGTGATGCATTTTCGCAATATGCTAATTTTCATGCAAGTTTTAACAATTTATTAAAAGGAGAAGGGAATCTCTTTTATACGTGGTTTGGTTCAATGGGGTTAAATTATTGGACGTTTATCTCGTATTATTTAGGGGGACTGTTTACACCCTTGGTTTTCTTTTTTAACAATGTACAAATGCCAGAATATTTGTATTATCTTACATTAATAAAAATCGGTTGTTTAGGACTTTCCTTTTGGGTTCTATCGATTCACACGTTTAAAATTGCTAAATGGCAACAACTTAGCTTAAGCATTTCTTATGCATTGATGTCATTTGTGATTGCTTATTCGGAGATTTTAATGTGGATCGATGCCTTAATCTATTTACCTTTGATTATTTTAGGTATCCATCGATTAATGGATAAACGAAAGCCGATACTATTATTTATAAGTTATTTCTTGTTGTTTATTTCAAATTTTTACATGGGATTTATTGTCGGCTTATTTTCGTTTTTCTATTTTTTTGGAAGAATATGTTTAGATCGAAAACGGTATGTATCCAAAATTCCTATGTATTTGTTTACGTCTTTGTTGGCTGGCGGGTCATCCATGGTGATAATCTTACCTACGATATTCGATTTAAAGAATAACGGAGAAGCGTTATCGCCTATTGCTCGAATAAAAACAGAGGCGACAGGACCACTTGATTTGATTTTAAAAAATATGATTGGTGTCTATGATAGTACAAAATTTGGTTCAACTCCGTATATTTTTGTCGGCTTATTTGCGTTGATTTTTTGTGTATATTATTTTGTAACACCGAAAATTGAACGGAAAGAAAAATGGTTTCATGGTTTCTTGTTTCTTCTCTTAATAGGAAGTTTCTATTTTGAACCGTTAAATTTATTCTGGCAAGGAATGCATGCACCAAATATGTTTTTATTTCGCTACAGTTTTTTGTTTTCTTTTTTAGTGTTGCTGGTTGCCGGATACGGATTGGAAAAATATGAAACAGAGAACTTTGATCAATTAACAACGATTATTTTTGGTTTACTTACGACCTTTGTTGTAGTTAAACTCATTGCAGATAGAGGAGATTATGCTTATTTAAGTAGCTGGTCCTTTATTTTTAGTTTAATTTTTTTGAGTAGCTATCTTGTCTTTTTTTATTTTATTCAAAAAAACAAGAAAATAGTTGTTAGTTTGCTCTTTTTATTTGTTTGCAGTGAATTTGTCATAAACAGTATTGAACTGACTAAGGGAATCGCCAAAGAATGGCATTATCCAGCAAGAAAATAC
The DNA window shown above is from Enterococcus sp. 4G2_DIV0659 and carries:
- a CDS encoding YfhO family protein — its product is MKNKVYHFFKTYGFWGILSFFLPLGIMVGVYAYIGIYPGSENHTILASDAFSQYANFHASFNNLLKGEGNLFYTWFGSMGLNYWTFISYYLGGLFTPLVFFFNNVQMPEYLYYLTLIKIGCLGLSFWVLSIHTFKIAKWQQLSLSISYALMSFVIAYSEILMWIDALIYLPLIILGIHRLMDKRKPILLFISYFLLFISNFYMGFIVGLFSFFYFFGRICLDRKRYVSKIPMYLFTSLLAGGSSMVIILPTIFDLKNNGEALSPIARIKTEATGPLDLILKNMIGVYDSTKFGSTPYIFVGLFALIFCVYYFVTPKIERKEKWFHGFLFLLLIGSFYFEPLNLFWQGMHAPNMFLFRYSFLFSFLVLLVAGYGLEKYETENFDQLTTIIFGLLTTFVVVKLIADRGDYAYLSSWSFIFSLIFLSSYLVFFYFIQKNKKIVVSLLFLFVCSEFVINSIELTKGIAKEWHYPARKYYADPHPDIEYLVDQTKKENTGFYRLENLDRVSANDSFNYGYSGISMFSSIRNRHSSYYLNALGYRSIGTNLNIRYDNNTLLMDSLVGMKYNLSKQKVNKFGFHEVEKRGEFTLYENDYSLPLGVLTTDSIYQEGVAESQATLFNHLANTKEDFFSFSPVNKIKTKNVQEHSKKINATVIESYQPKKQGEPLEIEWEADIPAHTQAYFNLYTTNFSKFGIANVTVEVNGEKRKSSVQETGQFYSLGYYDEAKTVRFKTIFSDLKKEGAVEIVPPELALMDINKFKTSYQAVKAKGIDLAVSGRKAFGKVQLKEEQVLLTTIPYDRGWKAYIDGKAVEIPTFKEALLTLPIPAGEHTIEFVFLPEGFTFGLILSVLCLLSFSFFIYWLTKKTPDINP